From the genome of Malus sylvestris chromosome 13, drMalSylv7.2, whole genome shotgun sequence:
TATTAGATTTtagttataattatcataaatttaAAAGAGTTGTTATAATTCTATGTAGACGGctaattttagttatttttctaaatttccCATGTCATTTCAGCTAATATTGAATCACCAAAAAACACATCACAACTTGCTCAGTGCTGCTTCCTTCACCCCAATCCTCAATAATGCGAACAACAAAATATTACAGACATATTTGCATGATTTCaattagggctgggttcggttctgaTCGGTTctgttttttgccaaaaccgaaaccaaaccgaaatttcggttcggttcggttcggctcaaatttttttcggtttttttcggttcggttttttcggttcggtttcggttttttttcggtttttttttttttcatccaaaaaatgcaaaacaaccaCAACACTTTATCATTCTGTTTCCTTGTAACATGAGACTGAGTTCTCTCTACAGCATCATTGGCCACAAGAAATGAACCACAGATATCACAGAGTGCCATTTTTTTCTCCTGTGCTAGCATCAACACTTTATCATTCTGTATTTCTTCCTTACAGCATTTACTCGCTGAAATCATCAAAagccgctctctctctctctctctaaaaaactCAAATCGTTTTGCCCATCTCATCTCCAAATGCACTACATCTTTTTAATGCTTATAGTCCATAGAAGATCTGAATCTGACTGCACTGTTATTTTCTCTCCCTTGACGATATTCGATGTACTTATCAGACCACCAAACCTCATCTCCGTTTCAGCTGGAAAAGAAAAGTAAAGCACGGGCTGTTAGATAACTCGAAACATGAACAATGAAATCAATATTAGACACGCCTTTTCCCTTTTTGGTCACATTTAAGCAGGTCAGAACAGGAAGAGGTGACCAGAAAAGTATATGCTAAGTGAACCCCTAATACAATAAAAGTATGCATTAACTAGCCTTACGCTCTTAAGAGATACTCACCGAGATCCCATTGAAGTCCAGTGGTTGTAGTACTTCCAGATGGCATCCCAATGGGTATGAGTCCACAATGAGGGCCTTCAACAGAAGACTGAATATGGATCTCATGGCGGTGTGAAGATGGATGAAGCAATCATCAGATATGAgaattatttgaatgtttgagaATCGACATAACACATTGATGTTTCCAATCGACATAACTCAGTTCATGTATAGAGGTGAAAAACAAACTAGCAGTCTATTTAGCAAAGTGTCAAAATCTGTAATCAACAAATTTGACTACCCAACTCACAATAAGTTGCAAGGAGTAAGGACACAGTTTTAGTTACCGAAAGTTATACGAAAGCACCTACAAAATCAGACTCAATTCCAgtagaaaaacaaaacgaatgTTGGAACGATAATAATACACAACATACATTAGACTTATCTAGGTTTGGTGCCGAGTCACATATGTATGCTATACACTTATGCAAATCGGTCGTGTCCTGATCCTCAGATTCATTAATAATTTGAGTTCCCTGCATTCAAATAGCAAAAGAGACATCCTGAGAAAACACCAGAGCACTGCATGTATGCAAATCAATTAGCAATTTAGCAACAGTACCACCGCGACATCAAATGCAACATAACTCCAAGGATGACAACATTAACAAACAATTCCACAAGTTTGCTAGATACGACAAGGAATGACAGCTACAGAAAGAAAATAACCttgcaaaaccaaaagaaaatataaaattaatgaaaCCTCAACTAATAGTTTTCATAACTGAAGTtacccaaaacaaattgcaaaaccaaaacccatgaaattgaaaagctACAGaacccatgaaattgaaaataaattctGCAAAA
Proteins encoded in this window:
- the LOC126595500 gene encoding thiamine pyrophosphokinase 1-like produces the protein MQGTQIINESEDQDTTDLHKCIAYICDSAPNLDKSNSSVEGPHCGLIPIGMPSGSTTTTGLQWDLAETEMRFGGLISTSNIVKGEKITVQSDSDLLWTISIKKM